The following are from one region of the Sorghum bicolor cultivar BTx623 chromosome 2, Sorghum_bicolor_NCBIv3, whole genome shotgun sequence genome:
- the LOC8084076 gene encoding putative cysteine-rich receptor-like protein kinase 20 produces the protein MAVLSTCFLFLLLHLLTAPPSHSAAAPEYAEYTCNGTTGNFTSGSAFAANLDRLIAELPGNASASPSLFASASIGPAPDTAYGLALCRGDMTDARACSSCLADAFAQLRRLCGGGDRDATFYADLCTARYSGGDFMFLSLTADVVDNSPVVNGMDANASTYPGWDAGNATSRSFFLSLVGTPFDEISMYGAYNSSSTRRLATAVMFINAALPTVYGLAQCTPDLAPAQCWHCFQGLGELNDQWYDGREGGRISGVRCSFRYEGYQFYQGTPDVRIGLHGGGPSSSSDDDSGTNASNHKKVLLVIALVVPIAVVCGLLVAGLLLIRAQRKRAAGKRRLPMKTRVQTRSRNSSKTEEALKLWRIEESSSGFTLYDFAELAAATGDFSDENLLGKGGFGPGKLPDGTEIAVKRLAAHSGQGLLEFKNETQLIAKLQHTNLVRLVGCCVKEEEKLLAYEYMPNRSLDCFIFDQQRGPLLNWEKRRRIIDGIAQGLLYLHKHSRVRIIHRDLKASNILLDKDLNPKISDFGMARIFGSNMTEANTNRVVGTYGYMAPEYASEGIFSVKSDVYSFGVLLLEIVSGKRNSSHRHHYGDFVNLLGYAWQLWREGRSFELIDPTLGECSEVAAIVRCVKVALLCVQDSATDRPTMADVTAMLVSRDAAAAAAASLPDPRRPPHFSLRVSSSDDGSSEVQTRSQGTASCSTNDLTITTIQEGR, from the exons ATGGCCGTCCTATCCACctgcttcctcttcctcctcctccacctactCACCGCGCCGCCGTCGCACAGCGCCGCCGCGCCCGAGTACGCGGAGTACACGTGCAATGGCACCACGGGCAACTTCACCTCCGGCAGCGCGTTCGCCGCCAACCTGGACCGCCTCATCGCCGAGCTTCCCGGCAACGCCTCCGCCTCCCCGTCGCTCTTCGCGTCAGCCTCCATCGGGCCCGCCCCGGACACCGCGTACGGCCTCGCGCTGTGCCGCGGTGACATGACGGACGCGCGCGCGTGCTCGTCCTGCCTCGCCGACGCCTTCGCCCAGCTGCGCCGCCTCTGCGGCGGCGGTGACCGCGACGCCACGTTCTACGCGGACCTGTGCACGGCGCGGTACTCCGGCGGCGACTTCATGTTCCTGTCGCTCACCGCCGACGTCGTCGACAACTCCCCCGTGGTGAACGGCATGGACGCGAACGCGTCGACGTACCCTGGGTGGGACGCGGGCAACGCCACGAGCCGGAGCTTCTTCCTGTCGCTGGTGGGCACGCCGTTCGACGAGATATCCATGTACGGGGCCTACAACTCCTCCTCCACGCGCCGCCTCGCCACCGCCGTCATGTTCATCAACGCGGCGCTGCCCACCGTGTACGGCCTCGCGCAGTGCACCCCGGACCTCGCGCCCGCGCAGTGCTGGCACTGCTTCCAGGGCCTCGGCGAGCTCAACGACCAGTGGTACGACGGGCGCGAGGGCGGCCGCATCTCCGGCGTCCGGTGTAGTTTTCGGTATGAAGGGTACCAGTTCTACCAGGGCACGCCGGACGTCAGGATCGGTCTGCACGGCGGCGGCCCGTCGTCATCGTCGGACGATGATAGTGGAACCAATG CAAGCAACCACAAGAAGGTCTTGTTGGTCATCGCTCTCGTCGTACCAATCGCTGTTGtctgtgggttgctggttgccgGCCTTCTCCTCATCAGAGCACAAAGAAAACGAGCCGCCG GAAAGAGGAGGCTGCCGATGAAGACCAGGGTGCAGACACGTTCGAGAAACAGCTCCAAGACGGAGGAGGCGCTGAAGCTATGGCGAATCGAGGAGAGCAGCTCCGGGTTCACGCTGTATGACTTCGCCGAGCTGGCCGCCGCCACGGGCGACTTCTCCGACGAGAACCTGCTCGGCAAAGGCGGCTTCGGCCCC GGGAAGCTGCCGGACGGCACGGAGATCGCGGTGAAGCGGCTGGCGGCGCATTCCGGGCAGGGGCTGCTGGAGTTCAAGAACGAGACCCAGCTGATCGCCAAGCTTCAGCACACCAACCTGGTGCGCCTCGTCGGCTGCTGCGTCAAGGAGGAAGAGAAGCTGCTCGCGTACGAGTACATGCCCAACCGCAGCCTCGACTGCTTCATCTTCGACCAGCAGCGGGGGCCATTGCTGAACTGGGAGAAGCGGCGCCGCATCATCGACGGCATCGCGCAGGGGTTGCTCTACCTGCACAAGCACTCCCGGGTACGCATCATTCACCGGGACTTGAAGGCCAGCAACATCCTGCTGGACAAGGACCTGAACCCCAAGATCTCCGACTTTGGCATGGCCAGGATCTTCGGTTCTAACATGACGGAAGCCAACACCAACAGAGTCGTCGGAACATA TGGCTACATGGCTCCCGAGTACGCTTCCGAGGGCATCTTCTCGGTGAAATCGGACGTGTACAGCTTCGGCGTGCTGCTGCTGGAGATCGTCAGCGGCAAGAGGAACAGCAGCCACCGCCACCACTACGGCGACTTCGTCAACCTGCTCGGATAC gcCTGGCAGCTATGGAGGGAAGGGCGATCGTTCGAGCTGATCGACCCGACGCTGGGCGAGTGCAGCGAGGTGGCGGCCATCGTGCGCTGCGTCAAGGTGGCGCTGCTGTGCGTGCAGGACAGCGCCACGGACCGGCCCACCATGGCCGACGTGACGGCGATGCTGGTCAGCAgggatgcggcggcggcggcggcggcgtcgctgCCGGACCCGAGACGGCCGCCGCACTTCTCGCTCAGGGTCAGCAGCAGCGACGACGGGTCGTCGGAGGTGCAGACGCGGTCGCAAGGCACCGCGTCGTGCAGCACCAACGACCTCACCATCACCACCATCCAAGAGGGCAGGTGA
- the LOC8081702 gene encoding cysteine-rich receptor-like protein kinase 19 isoform X1 — MRVLLLLLLLLSVASSPATASGDGGVAVPVGTTVLSSFCSPNNKTSVPRTYQPNSTFAANLQKLVAELPTNASASGFSAGRFGAAGPGAAYGIVLCRGDYLGQQCVDCLAEGFVQAASRCPSSVDATMYYDQCQLRFSDQDFLAGAGNMPESAASNMNKVSAGNAAAFDALVTRLVAAVSDAASNRSGRYATGQAGFPPEDMNVYALVQCTQDLTTAQCRECLADLRGQMASLFAGKVGGRILGVRCHIRYEKDVFFAQTQDMLTLTPLLRSTKGSNTRLWIVAIVVPVSVLLACFFACFLWIRKRRRRVINMSGRVSVPTMSMEMEQVLKLWRVEESDSEFSIFDFDQIADATDNFSDDHKLGQGGFGPVYKGELPGGLEIAIKRLSSVSVQGLMEFKNEIQLIAKLQHTNLVRLVGCCVQAEEKMLVYEYMHNKSLDFFIFDGDKGKALTWDRRFRIIDGVAQGLLYLHKHSRLRVIHRDLKASNILLDRDMNPKISDFGMARIFCSNVTEANTTRVVGTHGYIAPEYASEGLFSIKSDVFSFGVLLLEIISGKRTAGFYQYGKFFNLTGYAYQLWQDGKWHELVDPALGDDLPVGEVIKCVQVALLCVQDSADDRPNMSEVVAMLGSEGITMPEPRQPAYYNVRITGLAVSSDSFGESSCRISSITITDHEEGR, encoded by the exons ATGCGTGTCctcttgctcctcctcctcctcctctccgtgGCCTCTTCTCCGGCGACGGCGTCGGGCGACGGCGGCGTGGCCGTTCCAGTGGGGACTACCGTCTTGTCCTCCTTCTGCAGCCCCAACAACAAGACGAGCGTCCCGCGGACGTACCAGCCCAACAGCACGTTCGCGGCCAACCTCCAGAAGCTCGTCGCCGAGCTCCCGACGAACGCCTCGGCGTCGGGCTTCTCGGCGGGGAGGTTCGGCGCGGCGGGCCCCGGCGCGGCGTACGGCATCGTGCTCTGCCGCGGCGACTACCTCGGCCAGCAGTGCGTCGACTGCCTCGCCGAGGGGTTCGTGCAGGCGGCCAGCAGGTGCCCCAGCAGCGTGGACGCGACCATGTACTACGACCAGTGCCAGCTCCGGTTCTCCGACCAGGACTTCCTCGCCGGAGCGGGCAACATGCCGGAGAGCGCCGCCTCCAACATGAACAAGGTGTCCGCCGGGAACGCCGCCGCGTTCGACGCCCTGGTCACGCGGCTCGTCGCCGCGGTGTCCGACGCCGCCAGCAACAGGAGCGGCCGGTACGCCACGGGCCAGGCCGGGTTCCCGCCGGAGGACATGAACGTGTACGCGCTCGTGCAGTGCACGCAGGATCTGACGACGGCGCAGTGCCGGGAGTGTCTGGCCGACCTCAGGGGCCAGATGGCCAGTTTGTTCGCCGGGAAAGTGGGTGGGAGGATTCTCGGCGTGCGCTGCCACATCAGGTACGAGAAGGATGTCTTCTTCGCGCAGACCCAAGATATGCTCACGCTGACGCCGCTGCTGCGTTCGACCAAAG GTAGCAACACGAGGCTGTGGATCGTTGCCATCGTCGTCCCCGTGTCCGTGCTCCTGGCCTGCTTCTTCGCGTGCTTCCTCTGGATCAGAAAGCGGAGGAGGAGAG TGATCAACATGTCAGGGAGGGTGAGCGTGCCCACCATGTCCATGGAGATGGAGCAGGTGCTCAAGCTCTGGAGGGTCGAGGAGAGCGACTCCGAGTTCTCCATCTTCGACTTCGACCAGATCGCCGACGCCACCGACAACTTCTCCGACGACCACAAGCTCGGCCAGGGCGGCTTCGGACCCGTCTACAAG GGTGAGCTGCCCGGCGGGCTAGAGATCGCGATCAAGCGGCTGTCGTCGGTGTCGGTGCAGGGCCTGATGGAGTTCAAGAACGAGATCCAGCTGATCGCCAAGCTGCAGCACACCAACCTGGTGCGCCTCGTCGGCTGCTGCGTGCAGGCCGAGGAGAAGATGCTCGTGTACGAGTACATGCACAACAAgagcctcgacttcttcatctTCGACGGCGACAAAGGGAAGGCCCTGACCTGGGACCGGCGGTTCCGGATCATCGACGGCGTCGCGCAGGGCCTGCTCTACCTGCACAAGCACTCGCGGCTGCGGGTCATCCACCGGGACCTCAAGGCCAGCAACATCCTGCTGGACCGCGACATGAACCCCAAGATCTCCGATTTCGGCATGGCCAGAATCTTCTGCTCCAACGTCACCGAGGCCAACACCACAAGGGTCGTCGGCACGCA TGGCTACATCGCTCCGGAATACGCTTCCGAGGGTCTCTTCTCCATCAAATCCGACGTGTTCAGCTTCGGCGTCTTGCTCCTCGAGATCATAAGCGGGAAGAGGACCGCCGGCTTCTACCAGTACGGCAAATTCTTCAACCTCACAGGATAT GCGTACCAGCTGTGGCAGGACGGGAAATGGCACGAGCTGGTGGACCCGGCGCTGGGCGACGACCTGCCGGTGGGCGAGGTGATCAAGTGCGTGCAGGTGGCGCTGCTGTGCGTGCAGGACAGCGCCGACGACCGGCCCAACATGTCGGAGGTGGTGGCCATGCTGGGGAGCGAGGGGATCACCATGCCGGAGCCCCGCCAGCCGGCATACTACAACGTCCGGATCACCGGCCTCGCCGTGTCGTCCGACTCCTTCGGCGAGTCCTCCTGCAGGATCAGCAGCATCACCATCACGGATCACGAGGAAGGCAGGTAG
- the LOC8081702 gene encoding cysteine-rich receptor-like protein kinase 25 isoform X2 has protein sequence MRVLLLLLLLLSVASSPATASGDGGVAVPVGTTVLSSFCSPNNKTSVPRTYQPNSTFAANLQKLVAELPTNASASGFSAGRFGAAGPGAAYGIVLCRGDYLGQQCVDCLAEGFVQAASRCPSSVDATMYYDQCQLRFSDQDFLAGAGNMPESAASNMNKVSAGNAAAFDALVTRLVAAVSDAASNRSGRYATGQAGFPPEDMNVYALVQCTQDLTTAQCRECLADLRGQMASLFAGKVGGRILGVRCHIRYEKDVFFAQTQDMLTLTPLLRSTKGSNTRLWIVAIVVPVSVLLACFFACFLWIRKRRRRGRVSVPTMSMEMEQVLKLWRVEESDSEFSIFDFDQIADATDNFSDDHKLGQGGFGPVYKGELPGGLEIAIKRLSSVSVQGLMEFKNEIQLIAKLQHTNLVRLVGCCVQAEEKMLVYEYMHNKSLDFFIFDGDKGKALTWDRRFRIIDGVAQGLLYLHKHSRLRVIHRDLKASNILLDRDMNPKISDFGMARIFCSNVTEANTTRVVGTHGYIAPEYASEGLFSIKSDVFSFGVLLLEIISGKRTAGFYQYGKFFNLTGYAYQLWQDGKWHELVDPALGDDLPVGEVIKCVQVALLCVQDSADDRPNMSEVVAMLGSEGITMPEPRQPAYYNVRITGLAVSSDSFGESSCRISSITITDHEEGR, from the exons ATGCGTGTCctcttgctcctcctcctcctcctctccgtgGCCTCTTCTCCGGCGACGGCGTCGGGCGACGGCGGCGTGGCCGTTCCAGTGGGGACTACCGTCTTGTCCTCCTTCTGCAGCCCCAACAACAAGACGAGCGTCCCGCGGACGTACCAGCCCAACAGCACGTTCGCGGCCAACCTCCAGAAGCTCGTCGCCGAGCTCCCGACGAACGCCTCGGCGTCGGGCTTCTCGGCGGGGAGGTTCGGCGCGGCGGGCCCCGGCGCGGCGTACGGCATCGTGCTCTGCCGCGGCGACTACCTCGGCCAGCAGTGCGTCGACTGCCTCGCCGAGGGGTTCGTGCAGGCGGCCAGCAGGTGCCCCAGCAGCGTGGACGCGACCATGTACTACGACCAGTGCCAGCTCCGGTTCTCCGACCAGGACTTCCTCGCCGGAGCGGGCAACATGCCGGAGAGCGCCGCCTCCAACATGAACAAGGTGTCCGCCGGGAACGCCGCCGCGTTCGACGCCCTGGTCACGCGGCTCGTCGCCGCGGTGTCCGACGCCGCCAGCAACAGGAGCGGCCGGTACGCCACGGGCCAGGCCGGGTTCCCGCCGGAGGACATGAACGTGTACGCGCTCGTGCAGTGCACGCAGGATCTGACGACGGCGCAGTGCCGGGAGTGTCTGGCCGACCTCAGGGGCCAGATGGCCAGTTTGTTCGCCGGGAAAGTGGGTGGGAGGATTCTCGGCGTGCGCTGCCACATCAGGTACGAGAAGGATGTCTTCTTCGCGCAGACCCAAGATATGCTCACGCTGACGCCGCTGCTGCGTTCGACCAAAG GTAGCAACACGAGGCTGTGGATCGTTGCCATCGTCGTCCCCGTGTCCGTGCTCCTGGCCTGCTTCTTCGCGTGCTTCCTCTGGATCAGAAAGCGGAGGAGGAGAG GGAGGGTGAGCGTGCCCACCATGTCCATGGAGATGGAGCAGGTGCTCAAGCTCTGGAGGGTCGAGGAGAGCGACTCCGAGTTCTCCATCTTCGACTTCGACCAGATCGCCGACGCCACCGACAACTTCTCCGACGACCACAAGCTCGGCCAGGGCGGCTTCGGACCCGTCTACAAG GGTGAGCTGCCCGGCGGGCTAGAGATCGCGATCAAGCGGCTGTCGTCGGTGTCGGTGCAGGGCCTGATGGAGTTCAAGAACGAGATCCAGCTGATCGCCAAGCTGCAGCACACCAACCTGGTGCGCCTCGTCGGCTGCTGCGTGCAGGCCGAGGAGAAGATGCTCGTGTACGAGTACATGCACAACAAgagcctcgacttcttcatctTCGACGGCGACAAAGGGAAGGCCCTGACCTGGGACCGGCGGTTCCGGATCATCGACGGCGTCGCGCAGGGCCTGCTCTACCTGCACAAGCACTCGCGGCTGCGGGTCATCCACCGGGACCTCAAGGCCAGCAACATCCTGCTGGACCGCGACATGAACCCCAAGATCTCCGATTTCGGCATGGCCAGAATCTTCTGCTCCAACGTCACCGAGGCCAACACCACAAGGGTCGTCGGCACGCA TGGCTACATCGCTCCGGAATACGCTTCCGAGGGTCTCTTCTCCATCAAATCCGACGTGTTCAGCTTCGGCGTCTTGCTCCTCGAGATCATAAGCGGGAAGAGGACCGCCGGCTTCTACCAGTACGGCAAATTCTTCAACCTCACAGGATAT GCGTACCAGCTGTGGCAGGACGGGAAATGGCACGAGCTGGTGGACCCGGCGCTGGGCGACGACCTGCCGGTGGGCGAGGTGATCAAGTGCGTGCAGGTGGCGCTGCTGTGCGTGCAGGACAGCGCCGACGACCGGCCCAACATGTCGGAGGTGGTGGCCATGCTGGGGAGCGAGGGGATCACCATGCCGGAGCCCCGCCAGCCGGCATACTACAACGTCCGGATCACCGGCCTCGCCGTGTCGTCCGACTCCTTCGGCGAGTCCTCCTGCAGGATCAGCAGCATCACCATCACGGATCACGAGGAAGGCAGGTAG